A section of the Bacillus carboniphilus genome encodes:
- a CDS encoding MFS transporter — MGKFSRVEKSWMMYDWANSAYSIIITTAIFPIYYKTVANNAGIEASDSTAYLGYTISIATFILALLSPILGTIADYKGMKRKFFTFFFLLGTLSTIGLLFVPSDSWFILLIVYTLTSIGARGANVFYDAYIVDVTKKERMDELSARGYALGYIGSVIPFIICIAIIISSQNGVIPLSVTTASRIAFLITGVWWILFTIPMLKHVKQRHGAEREPRIVVNSFKRLWQTFKEIRQYRTIFLFLLAYFFYIDGVGTIISMSTAYGTDLGLGSVDLIIALLAVQIVAAPFALLFGKLANKFGAKKMIYSGIIIYIIVCIYAMFLETIVDFWILAMLVATSQGGIQALSRSYFAQMVPKEKSNEFFGFYNIFGRFAAVTGPFLVGLTTQLTSSSALGVFSLVILFIIGFVILIFIPKNAVAVAADEGIDSVY; from the coding sequence GTGGGGAAGTTTAGTAGGGTTGAAAAAAGTTGGATGATGTATGACTGGGCAAACTCAGCCTATTCTATTATCATTACGACTGCAATCTTTCCAATTTACTATAAAACGGTTGCCAATAACGCAGGTATAGAGGCTTCAGATTCTACGGCTTACTTAGGGTATACTATTTCAATTGCTACATTTATCTTGGCTTTGTTGAGCCCTATTTTAGGAACAATAGCTGATTACAAAGGTATGAAAAGAAAGTTCTTTACTTTCTTCTTTCTACTAGGGACTTTATCGACCATAGGTTTACTGTTTGTACCAAGTGATAGCTGGTTTATTTTGCTCATTGTTTATACTTTAACATCCATAGGAGCTAGAGGAGCTAATGTTTTCTATGACGCCTATATAGTAGACGTTACAAAGAAGGAGAGAATGGATGAATTATCAGCTAGAGGATACGCTCTAGGTTACATTGGTAGTGTGATTCCGTTTATAATTTGTATCGCAATTATCATTTCATCTCAAAATGGCGTGATCCCACTATCCGTTACCACTGCCAGTCGAATTGCATTTTTAATTACAGGTGTTTGGTGGATTCTGTTCACTATACCGATGTTGAAGCATGTTAAACAAAGGCATGGTGCGGAGCGGGAGCCTAGGATTGTGGTAAATAGCTTTAAACGACTTTGGCAAACCTTTAAAGAAATTAGACAATATCGTACCATTTTTCTGTTTTTGTTAGCCTACTTTTTTTATATTGATGGCGTTGGAACCATCATTTCGATGTCAACGGCCTATGGGACAGATTTAGGTCTAGGCTCTGTGGACCTGATTATTGCCCTACTAGCGGTTCAAATCGTTGCAGCCCCGTTTGCTCTATTATTCGGAAAGCTAGCCAATAAATTTGGGGCAAAAAAAATGATCTATTCAGGTATCATCATTTATATAATTGTATGTATTTATGCAATGTTCCTGGAGACAATAGTAGATTTTTGGATTTTGGCTATGTTGGTTGCGACTTCTCAAGGTGGCATACAAGCATTGAGTCGCTCTTACTTTGCGCAGATGGTACCAAAAGAGAAATCAAACGAATTCTTTGGCTTTTACAATATTTTCGGACGCTTTGCTGCAGTGACAGGTCCCTTTTTGGTTGGATTAACAACACAGTTAACCAGTAGTTCTGCCTTAGGCGTTTTTAGTCTGGTTATCCTATTTATCATTGGTTTTGTTATATTAATATTCATCCCGAAAAATGCCGTGGCAGTTGCAGCAGATGAAGGAATAGATTCAGTCTATTAG
- a CDS encoding cell division protein FtsZ — METTGKIYQITNGALEVDRSIKGKVDSENLCFYRFIGGNSSETEELITNLHSLKEERDLLIGIFRYPFRFEGKKRFNTATTQYFRMKEICDAVIYFHSDALMEMIDSSTTIREANLTFSSIEEHTITLLKQIIEETGDMNIDFQDIKSFINKHRGPLFVHTVEGESFDEPLKYLFSTPYLPEDFTDGKQLIINIGYTRGVDMEAFRQINLRLHDLFSKADIFKIGSYFIDEPGQRFKITLIVNGISDPVEAPNDYKKLSRYKEFIRKWQRLTEKGKKRIELLKS, encoded by the coding sequence ATGGAAACCACAGGGAAAATATATCAAATAACAAATGGCGCTCTTGAAGTAGACAGGTCAATTAAAGGAAAAGTAGACTCTGAAAATCTATGTTTTTATCGCTTTATTGGTGGTAACTCTAGTGAGACGGAAGAGTTAATTACAAATCTACATTCATTAAAAGAGGAAAGAGATTTGTTAATTGGGATTTTTCGTTATCCTTTCCGCTTTGAAGGTAAAAAAAGATTCAATACGGCAACAACCCAATATTTTAGAATGAAGGAAATATGTGATGCTGTTATCTATTTTCACAGTGATGCCCTTATGGAAATGATCGATAGTAGTACAACCATTCGGGAAGCGAACCTAACGTTTAGTTCTATAGAAGAACATACCATAACCTTGCTAAAACAAATTATTGAGGAAACCGGTGACATGAATATAGACTTTCAAGATATAAAGTCATTTATCAATAAACATAGAGGCCCTCTTTTTGTCCATACAGTTGAAGGGGAATCTTTTGATGAGCCTTTAAAGTATTTATTTTCAACTCCTTATCTACCGGAGGACTTTACAGACGGAAAGCAGTTAATTATTAACATTGGATATACAAGAGGGGTAGATATGGAAGCATTTCGTCAAATAAATCTACGTCTACATGATCTATTTTCAAAGGCGGACATCTTTAAAATTGGCTCTTATTTTATTGATGAACCAGGGCAAAGATTTAAGATTACTTTAATTGTGAATGGAATAAGTGACCCAGTAGAAGCCCCTAATGATTATAAAAAACTATCCAGATACAAAGAATTCATAAGGAAATGGCAGAGACTAACAGAAAAAGGGAAAAAACGTATAGAACTTTTAAAAAGCTGA